TGAAATAACATGAATAATTTGACTTTGGAGTAGAGGGTCATAAGGCTTATATTTATTACAGTCTATTTGCTCTTGTTGTATTTGCATGACACACTGAGCTAAACAAAAACTGTCTGTGATCCACAGCTGAAGATTCACAACATGAAGCTGAACCGGGACCGGAGACAGAATGTGACCTCTGCCAGAAACGGCGCGATGAAATCAACCGTCTGCTGGAGGAGAACAGGGCCCTGAAATTAGAGCTTGGTCAGAAAAAAATGGATGAAGATTCCCTGAAGGGTGATAATGTGAGGCTGAGGTATTACACTGGACTACCAAGTGCAAAGATTTTCATGTCTCTCTTAGCCACTCTTCTGCCACTCATGACACGAAGCAGTAGAGTACTGTCACCCTTTCAAATGCTCATCCTCACACTCATGCGCCTCAGACTGAACTTGCCGATGCAACATCTAGCCTACGTCTTCAGTGTTGACAGGACCACCATCTCCAGAACCTTCAATAGCATGGTAGAACTTTTGTACTGCACCATCACACCTCTGATCATCTGGCCAAGTCGAGAGGCCCTGTACACCACTATGCCCCATCAGTTTGTGGAAGCCTTTGGAAATCGTGTTGCTGTTATTGTGGACTGCTTTGAAATTTTCATAGAGAGACCATCAAATCTTACTGCTCAAGCTCAGGCTTATTCAAACTACAAGCACAACACAACTATGAAGTACCTTATTGGTATTACACCATACGGGACCATTTCTTTCATTTCCAAGGGTTGGGGGGGGCGCATCAGTGATAAGCATGTCACAGAGAACTGTGGTATTCTTGATAGATTACTACCCAGAGATGTAGTGTTGGCTGATCGGGGCTTTGATATTTCTGAAAGTGTGGGACTTATGTGTGCAGAGGTAAAGATCCCTGCCTTCACAAGAGGACACTGTCAGCTGGAAGCAAGAGATGTGGAGAGCACAAGAAAACTCGCCCATCTCAGAATTCATGTGGAAAGGGTGATTGGGGTTGTTCGGAACAAGTACACACTGTTGTCAGCAAAACTACCGATCAGCATTGTGTTGCCATGTGA
The Engraulis encrasicolus isolate BLACKSEA-1 chromosome 12, IST_EnEncr_1.0, whole genome shotgun sequence DNA segment above includes these coding regions:
- the LOC134459726 gene encoding uncharacterized protein LOC134459726, with amino-acid sequence MRVCSRHFHSGKPVDAMYTSHPDWAPSLHLGHTETKATETARFERQQARKRRRTETTSAVDDTVMPETTIDTPAEDSQHEAEPGPETECDLCQKRRDEINRLLEENRALKLELGQKKMDEDSLKGDNVRLRYYTGLPSAKIFMSLLATLLPLMTRSSRVLSPFQMLILTLMRLRLNLPMQHLAYVFSVDRTTISRTFNSMVELLYCTITPLIIWPSREALYTTMPHQFVEAFGNRVAVIVDCFEIFIERPSNLTAQAQAYSNYKHNTTMKYLIGITPYGTISFISKGWGGRISDKHVTENCGILDRLLPRDVVLADRGFDISESVGLMCAEVKIPAFTRGHCQLEARDVESTRKLAHLRIHVERVIGVVRNKYTLLSAKLPISIVLPCDGEDVTFLDKIVSVCCSLTNMSKSVV